AAACCGGCTGCCCGGCAAGCTGGTAGGCAATCGTCGAGAGCAGCCGCTGGTTGGAATGGACCTGCTGCGACCCGGTATTCAGGAGAACAAAACAGCCGGTGCCGTAAGTGCTTTTGATGGTACCGGGCGAGGTGCAGCCTTGCCCGATGGTAGCGGCCTGCTGGTCGCCGGCAACGCCCCCCAGCGGAATGGCCTTGCCGAACAGGTCTTGGTGCAGCTGGCCGTAGTCGTCGGCACAGTTGTGGACCGACGGCAGCAGCTCGCGAGGCACGTTAAACGCCGCCAGCAGACGGTCGCAATACTCACCGCGACGAATGTCGTACAGACTGGTGCGGCTCGCGTTGGTGGCGTCGGTCTGGTGGCGACCGCCCTGATTCATGCGCCAGATCAGGAAGCTGTCCACCGTGCCGGCCGCGAGCTCACCCTTGGCCGCACGCTGCCGGGCACCCGGCACGTGATCGAGAATCCAGGCGATCTTGCTGGCGGAAAAATAGGGGTCGAGCAGCAGCCCGGTCTTTTCGGTCAGTTCCGGCTCGAACCCCTCAGCACGGAGCGCCTCGCACACGGCCGCCGTGCGGCGATCCTGCCAGACGATCGCGGGGTAGATGGCCGCGCCGCTGCTGCGCTCCCAGACAATCACCGTCTCTCGCTGGTTGGTAATGCCGGCGCTCTGGACCTCCCACCCCTCGGCGCGGGCGTCCAGCATCGCGGAGCGGATGACCCTTAATACCGACTGCCAGATATCCTCGGGATCATGCTCGACCCAACCGTTGGCCGGGTAGTGTTGGGGAAACTCACTTTGAGCGCTGGCGATCAGTTCGCCGGCGGGGCTGAAGACCAGCGCCCGGCTGGAGGTGGTGCCCTGGTCGATCGCCAGCAGCGCCGCTCGGCCCACTAAGCGTCGCGCCAGCGATTGCTGATCGGGTAGCGGCGATCACGGCCGAAAGCCCGGGGGGTGACGCGAACACCGGGTGCACTCTGCCGACGCTTGTACTCGTTGATCAACACCAGCCGCGCGACCTTGCGCACCGTCGCTTCATCAAAGCCCGCCGCCATAATGTCCTCCACGGACTCATCGCGCTCCACGTAACGAGCGAGAATCTCATCGAGCACCGGGTAAGGCGGGAGCGAGTCTTCGTCTTTCTGGTCCGGCGCCAGTTCCGCTGAGGGCGGACGGTCGATGACCTCCTGGGGAATCGCCATGGAGATCTCGTTACGGTAGACGCTGAGCTCGTAACACAGCGTTTTGACGCAGTCTTTGATCGGCGCATAGCCGCCGCACATGTCGCCGTAGATGGTGCAGTATCCGACCGCCACTTCACTCTTGTTGCCGGTGGTCAGCAGCATGGCGCCGTACTTGTTC
This portion of the Pseudomonadota bacterium genome encodes:
- the glpK gene encoding glycerol kinase GlpK — translated: MGRAALLAIDQGTTSSRALVFSPAGELIASAQSEFPQHYPANGWVEHDPEDIWQSVLRVIRSAMLDARAEGWEVQSAGITNQRETVIVWERSSGAAIYPAIVWQDRRTAAVCEALRAEGFEPELTEKTGLLLDPYFSASKIAWILDHVPGARQRAAKGELAAGTVDSFLIWRMNQGGRHQTDATNASRTSLYDIRRGEYCDRLLAAFNVPRELLPSVHNCADDYGQLHQDLFGKAIPLGGVAGDQQAATIGQGCTSPGTIKSTYGTGCFVLLNTGSQQVHSNQRLLSTIAYQLAGQPVYGLEGSIFVAGAAVQWLRDQLGVISHADQTEALAAELDGNDGVYLVPAFTGLGAPHWDPEARGSLLGMTRNTGRAHLARAALESVAYQTAGLLDAMGRDGQEGDLLRVDGGMVRNSWLCQFLADVLDGPVERPELLESTALGAALLAGLAGGVYPGLTALSQLERPQRRFEPRMTDSLRGELLEGWRAALRRTRSHQGPQTAG